The DNA region CTGTGGTCGTGCGCGGGGAGCCAGATCATCACCGAGATCGTCGCCTCAAGCGGTTGCGACTGGGTGCTCGTCGATACTGAGCACTCGCCGCTCGGGCTCGAGAGCACGCTCGCTCAGCTCTACGCGATGTCGGCCTACGCCGCCACCCCCGTGGTGCGGGTGCCGTACGGCGATACCGTCGTGATCAAGCAGGTGCTCGACCTCGGCGCCCAGAACCTCCTCGTGCCCATGGTCGATTCGGCAGAGCAAGCGCAGCGTATTGTCGAGGCGACGCGATACCCGTCGGCTGGCGTGCGGGGCGTTGGCGCGGCACTCGCGCGATCATCGCGGTGGAACAGGGTTGGCGAGTACCTCGCTAACGCGAGCGACACGATCAGTCTCACGGTGCAGATCGAATCGGTTCGGGCGGTCGAGGCCATTGACGAGATCCTTGCCGTCGAGGGCATTGACGCGGTGTTTATTGGCCCCGCCGACCTCGCGGCCTCCGCGGGTCATCTCGGAAACCCAGCTGATGCCGAGGTGCAGCGTCTCGTCGAGCACGTCATCGAGCGTGCGCAAGACGCTGGCATGCCGGTCGGGGTGAACGCGTTTGTGCCCGCCGACGCGCAGCGCTACATCGACATGGGCGTTGACTTTGTTGCGGTGGGGGCCGACGTCGCGCTCCTGGCCCGAAGCACCGAGGCAATCGTGCAGCAGTTTCGTTCACCCGATGCGGCGGGCTCACCCGCGGGCGAAAGGGCAAGCTACTAGTGGCGGCGGCAAAGGGATCAAAAGCCCAGCGTGCGTACACGTCGATTCGCGAGCGCATCGCCTCGCAAGAGCTTCGACCCGGCGACCGGCTCGTGCTTGCCGGCCTCGCAGACGAACTCGAGATGTCGGTCGTGCCGGTGCGCGAAGCGATCCGCAAGCTCGAAGCCGAAGGCGTCGTGGTGTTTGAGACGAACGTGGGCGCGCGCGTCGCTCGCATTAATCGTGAGCGGTACCTCAACACGATGCAGGCGCTCGCGATCGTTGAGGGGGCCGCGACGGCGCTCTCTGCGCCCCACCTTGGCTCAGGGCGTCTTGAGGCAGCCCGGCGCTTCAACGCCGAGCTCGAGCAGCTCCTTGGCGCGTTTGACGGGGCCGAGTACGTGAGGCTCAACCAAGCCTTTCACGAACAGCTCTACCGCGATTGCCCGAACGAAGAGCTCATCAATCACATTGAAGAAGAGCGCGAGAAGCTCGCGATGGTGCGCGACCCTGACGCGACCTTCACGGCGGCTCGCGCACGGGACTCGGTACAAGAGCACGAGCACATTCTGCAGCTCATTGAGTCGGGCGCTCCGTCATTCGAGATCGAGCTCGCGGTGAGGGAGCACCGCTCGGCGACGCGCGACGCGGCACTCGCGCATCAGGCGCACCAAGCCGAAGCCGAGGCTGCCTCGTAGGCTTCGCTAGAACACCATCGGGCGATCGTCTTCGTCGTCAAAGGTCTCGGCAACGAGCGAGAGGTCGATGTCGACGACGACGGGAACGTGATCGCTCGGGCCGTCGCCGCGGCGCTCATCGCGGTGGATCGAGGCGCCGGTGACCGCGTCGGTAAACGCCTGTGAGCCGAGAATGAAGTCGATGCGCATGCCCTCGTCTTTTTGGAAGCGCCCGGCCTGGTAATCCCAAAACGTGTATTCGTCGGGAACAAGCTCTCGCACCGGATCGCTGACGACCGAGCTGAAGCTCTCGAACATCTGGCGTTCGGGAACCGAAACGTGTGTGCTGCGACCCTCGACAAACTGTGGGTCGCCCATGTCGCTCGGCAGGGGAGCGATATTCCAGTCGCCCATGAGAGCGAGGGGCAGATCTGGGTCGGCGCCGATCCACGCCTCTGCGTTCTTGCGCAGCGCCTCAAGCCAGCGCAGCTTGTAATCAAAGTGGGGGTCATCGATGCCGCGCCCGTTCGGTACGTAGAGGCTCCAGAGCCTGAGGTCGCCGACGGTCACGCCGAGGGCCCTAGCTTCGAGCGGGTCACCCTCTGGGCCGGTTCCCTGATCTTGGCCCTTGACGGGCTTGCCGAAGCCCGGCATCTCGTCGAAACTGTGGGTGATCTCGGTCATCTCGTGCTTGCTCGCAAATGCGACTCCGTTCCACTGGTTGAAGCCGTGCGTCACGACCTCGTAGCCTGCACGCTCGAACTCGGCGTACGGGAACTGGTCGGGCCGGCACTTCGTCTCTTGCATCGCAAGAACGTCGATGTTCTCGCGCTCGAGCCAGTCGACGACTCGACCGACGCGGGTACGAATTGAGTTCACATTCCAGGTGGCAATACGCATACCCCAAGCCTATCTTGGGGGCCAGGGCCCGTGCCTCTGGCGCGCGGCCTCAGGCCTCTGGTAGCCCAGGACCCTCAGCGAATCATGCCCGCGGCTTCAAGAACACAGCGCGGGTCTGGTAGAGTTGCTTCGTGCGATACTCATCGCACCCGCGGGTGTAGTTCAATGGTAGAACTTCTGCTTCCCAAGCAGACAGCGCGAGTTCGATTCTCGTCACCCGCTCCACGTTTTCTTCTACTCAGCCTTTGGTGCGCAGACCTGCTGCTTGGCCAGCGAAGCGGCCATGTCATCGGCGCTCCATGCGTCGCCTGACTCGCCGAGCAGGGCGGCAATCTGTTGTGCGAGGGTCGTGGCGAACTGGGCGCCCGCGGTTGAGTTGTTGAGGGCAACGACGACGCTGAAGCCCGTCTCGGGGTTGTGCCATGCCGCGGTGATTGAACCGGGAAGTGCGCCGTCAGAACCCCACAGCGGCCCCATGTTCACGACGCCGAAGCCGAGCTGTGGGCCTGCGGTATCGGGATCGCTCGTGGGCTCGCCATCGTCGTTACGCTCTGGGTTCTTGAGCGGGTTGGTCTCGGTGATGACTGAAGCATTTTTTCCGCCGAAGCCTCCGTCAAGGTACCGCTCGTAGAAGCGCTTGATGTCGCCGACGGTCGTTGCGGTTGCGCCAGCGGCACCGAGAATTGACGGTGACTGCTCGCTCACGTCAACGGGGTCAGCGTCACACTGCGGCCCGGGAAGGTACGCGAGACCGGTGAGGGTGTTCTTGCCGGGAAGTGTGAGGTTTTCGCCGTCGCTCAAGTAGACCGAGCTATTCATCTCGGCTGGCTTAAACACGCGCTCCTCGAGCTGGTGGGCGACCGACTCGTTGCCCACGATCTTGAGCGCCCTTCCGAGCAGCACAGCGTTTGAGTCTGAACGGTAGACGTTCTTGCCGGGCCAGGGAAGCTCTCCGAGAATGAGCGACTCAGCGATTTTCTCGCCGGTCGACCAGTTGCGCTCGGGGTTCGTGATGTAGAGCCCGGTGTATTCCTTCTTGAAGTCTGAGAGGCCCGAGGTGCCGTCGCACAGCTGCCCATAGGTGATGTCGCCGATGCCGGTCTG from Leucobacter sp. UCMA 4100 includes:
- a CDS encoding HpcH/HpaI aldolase family protein, with translation MPASITLPPTFREHLDASPDALIGLWSCAGSQIITEIVASSGCDWVLVDTEHSPLGLESTLAQLYAMSAYAATPVVRVPYGDTVVIKQVLDLGAQNLLVPMVDSAEQAQRIVEATRYPSAGVRGVGAALARSSRWNRVGEYLANASDTISLTVQIESVRAVEAIDEILAVEGIDAVFIGPADLAASAGHLGNPADAEVQRLVEHVIERAQDAGMPVGVNAFVPADAQRYIDMGVDFVAVGADVALLARSTEAIVQQFRSPDAAGSPAGERASY
- a CDS encoding GntR family transcriptional regulator codes for the protein MAAAKGSKAQRAYTSIRERIASQELRPGDRLVLAGLADELEMSVVPVREAIRKLEAEGVVVFETNVGARVARINRERYLNTMQALAIVEGAATALSAPHLGSGRLEAARRFNAELEQLLGAFDGAEYVRLNQAFHEQLYRDCPNEELINHIEEEREKLAMVRDPDATFTAARARDSVQEHEHILQLIESGAPSFEIELAVREHRSATRDAALAHQAHQAEAEAAS
- a CDS encoding exodeoxyribonuclease III encodes the protein MRIATWNVNSIRTRVGRVVDWLERENIDVLAMQETKCRPDQFPYAEFERAGYEVVTHGFNQWNGVAFASKHEMTEITHSFDEMPGFGKPVKGQDQGTGPEGDPLEARALGVTVGDLRLWSLYVPNGRGIDDPHFDYKLRWLEALRKNAEAWIGADPDLPLALMGDWNIAPLPSDMGDPQFVEGRSTHVSVPERQMFESFSSVVSDPVRELVPDEYTFWDYQAGRFQKDEGMRIDFILGSQAFTDAVTGASIHRDERRGDGPSDHVPVVVDIDLSLVAETFDDEDDRPMVF
- a CDS encoding serine hydrolase domain-containing protein, yielding MSNERWFLPVKSRSRIALASIVAASALLLTSCTSTEAKPIDDHAESLGNDQAGLVTDAVQNAMALSGSTQAVVGVWTADGDLVRAYASEGAEDDFDANALLRGAQTTQPVMCALLLDLVDEGKVSLDREVAQDLPRQTGIGDITYGQLCDGTSGLSDFKKEYTGLYITNPERNWSTGEKIAESLILGELPWPGKNVYRSDSNAVLLGRALKIVGNESVAHQLEERVFKPAEMNSSVYLSDGENLTLPGKNTLTGLAYLPGPQCDADPVDVSEQSPSILGAAGATATTVGDIKRFYERYLDGGFGGKNASVITETNPLKNPERNDDGEPTSDPDTAGPQLGFGVVNMGPLWGSDGALPGSITAAWHNPETGFSVVVALNNSTAGAQFATTLAQQIAALLGESGDAWSADDMAASLAKQQVCAPKAE